In a genomic window of Curtobacterium flaccumfaciens pv. betae:
- a CDS encoding mannitol dehydrogenase family protein → MTDRRPGIVHVGVGAFARAHLAWYTAHTTGEPWGITAFTGRSPAAADALAAQDCRYTLVTRAASGDGAEVVDTIVAAHPGSDDTAWRHVVASPETTIVTLTVTEQGYRPGSDVTARLVAGLDARRAAGSGHIALVSLDNLTHNGAVLRGAVLDAVTDDDLRDWIEANVAFPSSMVDRITPATTDADIAHLSELPGALAGDRVPVVTEPFAEWVLEDAFAGIDRPAWQTAGVRIVDDVTPYEQRKLWLLNGSHSLLAYLGLQLGHDTVAEAMDDPVCRTAVEQLWDEAALELPLPEAEVTDARAALVERFANPRIRHTLRQIASGGSQKLPVRVVDVVRHRLARDPSAGIGTGAATALAAWWLHVTEQSDLVDDPGAPGPDSDVHDVLAVVAPELDTTPVVAVVTAAADRIRTAAARARERSNGGVHA, encoded by the coding sequence GGAGCCGTGGGGCATCACCGCCTTCACCGGCCGCTCGCCCGCGGCCGCGGACGCGTTGGCCGCGCAGGACTGCCGGTACACGCTGGTCACGCGAGCCGCGTCCGGCGACGGAGCCGAGGTGGTCGACACGATCGTGGCCGCCCACCCGGGCAGCGACGACACGGCCTGGAGGCACGTGGTCGCGTCCCCCGAGACGACCATCGTCACGCTGACGGTCACCGAGCAGGGCTACCGGCCCGGTTCCGACGTGACGGCGCGGTTGGTCGCGGGGCTCGACGCCCGCCGTGCCGCCGGCTCCGGGCACATCGCGCTGGTCAGTCTCGACAACCTGACGCACAACGGGGCGGTCCTCCGCGGTGCCGTGCTCGACGCCGTCACCGACGACGACCTGCGCGACTGGATCGAGGCAAACGTCGCGTTCCCGAGCTCGATGGTCGACCGGATCACCCCCGCGACCACCGACGCCGACATCGCGCACCTGTCGGAACTGCCGGGTGCGCTCGCCGGAGACCGGGTCCCCGTCGTCACCGAGCCGTTCGCCGAGTGGGTGCTCGAGGACGCCTTCGCGGGCATCGACCGGCCCGCGTGGCAGACGGCCGGCGTCCGGATCGTCGACGACGTCACCCCGTACGAGCAGCGGAAGCTCTGGCTGCTGAACGGCTCGCACTCGCTCCTCGCCTACCTGGGGTTGCAGCTCGGCCACGACACCGTGGCCGAGGCGATGGACGACCCGGTCTGCCGCACCGCCGTCGAGCAGCTCTGGGACGAAGCCGCGCTCGAGCTCCCGCTGCCCGAGGCCGAGGTCACCGACGCCCGCGCAGCCCTGGTCGAGCGGTTCGCCAACCCGCGCATCCGGCACACGCTGCGGCAGATCGCGTCCGGCGGCTCGCAGAAGCTGCCCGTCCGTGTCGTCGACGTCGTGCGGCACCGGCTCGCCCGCGACCCCTCGGCCGGCATCGGCACCGGAGCGGCCACCGCCCTCGCCGCGTGGTGGCTGCACGTCACCGAGCAGTCCGACCTGGTGGACGACCCCGGTGCCCCCGGGCCAGACTCGGACGTGCACGACGTCCTGGCCGTCGTCGCGCCCGAACTCGACACCACCCCCGTGGTCGCCGTCGTGACGGCGGCGGCCGACCGCATCCGCACCGCCGCGGCACGCGCCCGCGAACGCTCCAACGGAGGAGTCCACGCATGA